In Macrobrachium rosenbergii isolate ZJJX-2024 chromosome 27, ASM4041242v1, whole genome shotgun sequence, the genomic stretch AGGCAAAGGAGAAGAAATTTGACGTGAAAACGGAGACGGGAGGAGGTAGAAACATCAAGAACGAGGAGATGGAAGCACAAAAGGGAAGTTCCGCACCAGCATGAATaatggaggagagaagaagaagaagaagaagaagaagacggggcGAGGTGCGAAATAGTCACAATATTGAGGATACATAATGAAAGGCATTAGAATTGCAAATGTGGTGGGTAGAAGAAACGCTCGGCGAGCGAATCCGCAATGGGATTCTCCTCGCTCACGAGGGCGGCGCCTTCGGGAGGGAAACTGATGGGGAAGTGGAGtgcatgagatatatatatatatatatatatatatatatatatatatatatatatatatatatatatatatatatatatatatatatatatatatatatatatatatatatatatatatatatatatatatatatatatatatatatatatatatgtatatatatatgaatttttatcgcatcatcttttgatatccaattcgcgctagtTTGGgagtatcaccgaaggggatttataattgatggatggtttggtacctaagtggcTCGAACGTTCGATATATatgctcacgcacacacacacacacacacacatatatatatatatatatatatatatatatatatatatatatatatatatatatatatatatatatatatatatatataaaaatttctgactcacatcaggatcgaacccaggtgtttcAGTTGaaagatgtgagtcagaaattgatttctgttccgcacgtaattgtgtgttgattatttctatatatatatacatatatatatatatatatatatatatatatatatatatatatatatatatatatatatatatatatatgtgtgtgtgtatgtataaggagagagagagagagagagagagagagagagagagagagagagagagagagagagagagagagagagagaggacagtaatGCAATTTTGGATAAACTCCTTTCCCTGATGTATGAACCAAGGCCATTTTGAtcgtatgcatgcatgcaataATCACAGAATGTTTGCCTGGACTAGGAAATGTTACCTTCACATTCATCTTACCGCATCTTTTGATTATAGCCATGCATATAATTAGTTTTATTAGAGCCGAAGTACTTATACTTATTGACACTTCATGCTGTTTGATGGAGAAGAAGCTGAggaggttaaatatatatatatatatatatatatatatatatatatatatatatatatatatatttttcagtgtgaCTTGAAGCAGTTGAaaggaaaaacacacaaattgGTGAACAAAAACCCAAGGGTTTTATTGTCTTCATACTGAACAGGGAGCAAGACGCTCCGGAACTGTTTGtggatttatcaaatatttttcttctccaatttttgtgtttttatttctaagtttcaAAGTTCGTAGCCGATCTGTTATCACCAAAATGAAACAGGTCTTATTTTCGGTGTATGAAAAATTAGAGTTGGTGTCAGGCTCTGAGAAACTCTACGGAAAGGGTGCTTTGAATTTCATGACAtgcgtgattctctctctctctctctctctctctctctctctctctctctctctctctctctctctctctctctgaaaggagtTGCAGAGATTTGCAGTCATTCACCTACCTGGCATTGGGGGAACTCGCTGGGTGCTGTTTTGTCAAAGacctctttccccctctctccctgCTGCACTCCTCCTTCGTAATTTGACCCCCTACTCTTTGTcaatattcctttcttttctttctgtaccAGGTCTAGATAAGTGATTGAGGCTGTCTGTCCCGTTGTAAAAAAAAgctaagtacaccttagttttaccagacgtCGTTGTAcagtagatgtatatatgtatacctactTATAACGTTTAGTcttttggagagaaaaaaaattttttttgatacAAACAGCCGTGATTTGGCCACATGCATGGAGCCTTGATTGTTTTACAGGGACATAATATATACGTGACCCCTACAAGTCCTAGGCTTTGTTTCCCGGGATCCCGGACAATTTTCAAAGTTTAATAATCCCGGGGATATTTTTGCAAATCCCGGGATAAATTCAAGTAcaaaaatagggacaaatttgactgcaggatggttgtggacttgttgtgctgtttatatttttatatactctaaatacagacaatttctgtcattatccTTATGGTAATGATGATAGATGTCTAGATTATGtcactgttttgatatttatgtaaaatactttatattttcagtgaattgtattttcccatcaacagcatcttgctaaaattgctaaaatcttgtaaaatttcaagttgcaACACTTTTGCAAGATAAGGCCTGTCAAATAAATCCGTGGAGGGAAGATAGCGCGTCTGTTTCACTGTTTTCAGTTTATTGCAGTAACTAAATCTATAGGGGACAGGGGTATAAAACCGTCACAAAATAATCACGTACAAGTTTGCAGATTTTTCAAGAGGAacatattccttctttatcatgtGGAAACGTAGTATTACTGTTTACCTAATGCTTTATTTGTGTATTTGGGACGGTAATCACGCGAAGCAGTCCCAACAGAATGTATACTTTGTAGAAGTTTGCCACaagttttgaacaagaagtgtttgtgatgagtgaCTGCAGCCCGTGTGGGGTACCGTCCATTGTGTCGTGTTATATGAGATCTTATTCTGTGAGAAACTTCTTAATCATTTAGTTCgtgttataaataaagaatgcatacgtttaatttttcctcatttatttttactgcattttctgtctttaagtactcttttcatttcactggGTGTAaacgaaaacaatttttttttatcaatgatcatgAACTATAATACGCATTGCCATTCGCACTGGAATTTGGAACCAGAACAAAATTAAAGTAGTAAACGAagcatattttagctcttgttcttattcctctcactttgttgacaaacaaagtgtATGTTGTAATTAAACATTAGGTGGAATTAATAAGACAGTCAATCTACAGTAATAGTTCTGCATATCTAGTAATGCTCAGCACATCAGAAGTCTGAAATGGAAACAAGGTATAATGTGATAttttagaaaattgaaaatcCCTATAATTCCCGGGATCCCGGAATTTGGGCTAATTTTATCCCGGAATCCCGGGACAAAGAAAACCCTCCAAAACGCCAATCCCTACCTATACAGCTGACGAAGTGTAACCTCTCCTTTGCAGGATCCGGAGCCGTGGGCCTGGCCCACTTCGACAAATGCAGTCACGACGAGTGCCTAAGCGGCGTCCACATCTGCTCCCACGACGACGGCGTCATGCACTTGATCACCCGCATCAACGAACTCTCCATGGGTTACACCGAGGGGCGCCTTGAGCTCTGCGTCGTCGGGGGCTTCCAGGACGCCCGCGCCATCTGCGAGAAAGTCACACTTTCCTTACTGAGTGAGTATGTCCTTACTGAGTGAGTATGAGTCCTGTTCCAGTGCCTAGAAGCTGAACTCAGTTATCAGTCGAGTGAGCGAGAGTGGGAGAGATTAGGTCACGAATCTCTTAAGTTAGAGTTTTTGGGCTAATCAAGGGAGGCCAGTGAGTTGCCACAGGTCCTGTTTGGAGATTTATTAAGATGTCTACATCCTATGTGGAGATTTATTAAGATGTCTACATCctttgtagagatttattaagaTGTCTACATCCTATGTGGAGATTATTTATTACGATGACTACATATTATGTGGAGACTTATTAAGATGTCTACATCCTATGTGGAGATTTATTATTAAGATGTCTACATGCTATGTGGAGATTTATTAAGATGTCTACATCCTATGTGGAGATTTATTATTAAGATGTCTACATACTATATGGAGATTTATTAAGATGTCTACATCTTATGTGGAGATTTATTAAGATGTCTACATCGTATGTGGAGATTTATTAAGATGTCTACATCCTATGTGGAGATTTATTATTAAGATGTCTACATCGTATGTGGAGATTTATTAAGATGTCTACATCCTATGTGGAGATTTATTATTAAGATGCCTACATCGTATGTGGATATTTATTAAGATGTCTACATCCTATGTGGagaattattattaagatgtCTACATCCTATGTGGAGATTTATTATTAAGATGTCTACATCCTTTATGGAGATTCTTTAAGATGTCTACATCCTGTGTGGAGATTTATTATTAAGATGTCTACATCCTATGTGGAGATTTATTATTAAGATGTCTACATCCTTTATGGAGATTCTTTAAGATGTCTACATCCTATGTGGAGATTTATTAAGATGTCTACATCCTATGTGGAGATTTATCAAGATGTCAACATAACTATTTGAAAACAGAAGTAGTGTGCATTACACTCATTTCATACCACTGTTGATAGCGCCATTGCAACTGTAGCTTAATAACCCTGCTTCTCGTTACTCTTGATTGCTAATCAGAGCGCGTCATGACTGAATTAATTCAATTGAAATTTTATACGAACACTTGACCTTAATATTAGACCTCATGGGGTTTCTTTCTTCCAGACGCGATGCACAAGAGCCCACCGCAGATTCACCTGGTCTTGTTATGCACAGGAGAGATGAACACGACCCTTCGTGGCAACATATCGTGGCCCCTCGTCAAAGGCATCGGTGGGTGGTTGGAATAATCGTCATCTTGCATCTTCATTTTATGTTTgatgttgagatatatatatatatatatatatatatatatatatatatatatatatatatatatatatatatatattcatacatacatacatacatatatttacatatgtactgtacatatatatatgtatattatattaacttttttacctgattcatttatatatatatgtgtgtgtgtgtgtgtgtagattcaTTTTCAGCTGTATTTGTTTTAGAATGTcataacacacacatgcacgagagagagagagagagagagagagagagagagagagagagagagagagagagagaggaaaacataaaGAGAATCATAAAGTTCTAAAGTAAACCACCAAGAATCCCTCACGACTTAGAAGACAGCAGTATGAAAGCCCAAGTTCCTATTAATATGTCATGAATAAGGGCATGGCATGCATAGTGATTCCTGTCTGTTGCTTGCAGGCGTCAGCACCCAGACGGGCAAGATCTTCCCAGCCACATTCACAGACAAAGGTCCATACCTCGTCCTCCGGTCAACCAGGGTCTTCACAGGGGCACAACAGGTATCTCGCTCTCGTCGAAGTGTTTCGTATAGGCCAGTGTATGATTTGCTGTCGAAAGCTGATCAGTTTGGGgagcttattattttctttatgttctttGCGCCGTTCCTTTGGCTCTTAGCtactggctgcaacctctttctttcattttactatgctccgttcatatcctctttcttccatcttaccttcctcaaccctctcctaacagttgattcttagtgcaactgctttgaggttttcctcctgttacacctttcaaacctccttcactctcaattttcgtttcagcgctgaatgacctcataggtccccgcgcgacctttggcctaaatcttatattcctatcctttgcttattttctttaaattcattaCCTCAGGACAGACGGCGGGTCCTGATGGGCATTAAAATGGCAGCAAATCACGATTACAGATTATAGAAAATTCATCCATCCCTCCTCTTTGAAGAAACAGAAGATtgatcagattattattattattattattattattattattattattattattattattattattattattattattattattattacaggttttgggGACTTAGATACGACTCAtgttatcctttcattttcctcccaTAAGAAGTGACTTTCCCAAATATACCAGGGCAGCTGTAAACTGATAGTTCATTTTGTATTAGTTTGTGTCGCACAATTGTTTATAGATACTGAAGAATTTTAGCTAGTGCTCGATGGTTGGTCAGAATGAATACTGATTTGGCCTTAATTCATGTTCAGCTATTGAAAGGAGTACTTAATTACCTGGATACAGTAATATTTCAAGAACCAAAATGAAACCGGGTTGATTTTCATAGAAGAAATGCCAGTTATGTGAATGTACTTCGCAAAATGCTTTCCATACCTAAACATAACATAAGCGATTAATGTCAGCGCTCGAACAGAATGAAATCTGCgccctctctttctctaattGAATTTCGGACTTATTTTCCAGATGGTTGATATCTACGACTGCGCCCTGGGTCTTCTGAGGATCGGCCCTTTCAATTATGAACCCCACGCAGGAGTAGAACTCCTCCTCCAGCAGACAGACGAGGTCATCCTCCAGTGTCTGTCCACAACTCCAGAGGTCGAGGGCCCCACATGGGTGAAGATGGTAATGGCTGAAGTTTATTCATAcggatcatattattattattattattattattattattattattattattattatttcagtaggtgaGACCTATTCACATGGACCAAGCACACtcaaggggccactgatttgaaattctttaagcttccaaagagtgttggtttcaacctcccgccggagcagaccccacactgcggcagtaactgatcatggtacagagccagtgatttttcatcgctctgggggagaggcgaactcgcgacatctgagtggcataccaccacactaaccactataccagaggGGACTATATTATGTGTCATTGTTAAGAAGAAGATTTTGTGTTTCACGACCTAAGTGGTTTTCTGCTTTGCAGTTCAGTAGCCATTAATACTTAGGTTCTTTTTAATGTCACTTTAGCCCTGATGAATTATGGTAAATTTATAACTGTGGTCCAGTTTTAAAAGACCTTGCCTTTTACGGGGAATGACTACAGAAGcctttttgtgattttataacAGCGATCACAACAgtattttctcttgaaaaatcTGAGAATTGCAGTATGAATTACACGTGCGTGTCTCTTTCGTTGCAATGCAATATAACATTAGTGTAAATATCGAATATCTTATTTTCCATGATATACAGAGTAATGCCATATTTTCTTTTGCGGACagtattatacgagtatatagttTCTAGAGATTGTTTCCTAGGAAATCTGagcctcatcaggaacagccaaacagaAGCTATAGTCGACATTTTTATTCCAccgggacgtttcggctttaacacactgatccattttcgacctaaaattgaggcaaaacaccaaaatatatataaaatcattacagTTGGGATTTGCAGATTAAGTTAGAGAGCTTGTTTAAATTGTTACCAACAGCGTGAAAGGGGAATAATAGTTTAGAAGGGATGCGATGAAGTGAACAGGTCCACTATTGAAACTCGTTCGTATTTGATCATTTTGCATGCGACAGAGCATCGCCTGGCCATTTCCAAACACTAAATTTCTGCTGTGTCTTCCAGGTGCGCGAAGTCTTGAAGCACATCAAAGAGCACCCATTCCCCGCCGTCACCATCTTCCCAGACAACCGCCCCCACTACTTCAGGAGAGACAACCTGGGCACCTGGTCCCCAGCCGAATTGCCAAACAACAACGACTCGACTCCCGACGCCAACGTGCAGGCAGCTGCCCAGGCTGCCGTAGGAGCTGCCGTGGCTGCCACTGGGGCGTGGACACAGGCTGGAGGCGTCACCACAACCTCAGCTCCACCGACACCCGCTCCTCTGTCCACTGCCCCCTGGGGGACCTCAGTGCCACCAAGGTCAGTTCAGTGTCAGTTTTGAAAGCGCTTTGTTCTACTGCCCCCTGGGGGACCTCAGTGACACCGAGGTCAGTTCAGTGTCAGTTTTGTAAGCGCTTTGTCCGACTGCCCCCTGGGCGACCTCAGTGACACAGAGGTCAGTTCAGTGTCAGTTTTGAAAGCGCTTTGTTCAACTGCCCCTTGGGGGACCTCAGTGACACCGAGGTCAGTTCAGTGTCAGTTTTGTAAGCGCTTTGTCCAACTGCCCCCTGGGGGACCTCAGTGACACCGAGGTCAGTTCagtgtcagttttgaaagcaCTATGTTCACATGAAGGATCTACTATTATTTCGTATAGATGATTCCAGTATAAAATGGTGGATACTTGCGCTCTACGAATTGCTATGGCTTTTTCGAAGGTCATCATGGAGTATGCAAGATATTTATCATGTTTTCTGTCACGCTTACGTCATTGCCATCTTTGCTTTGGGATTCGGCAGGATTCCACGTTTCTTGAAGACAGTGTGAAAGACCTTTAGGGATTTGTCGTCACGAATTCGCTGTGAAGAGAATCATGAATAGTCCACTAAGATGTATCATAattcttttaatcattttcatgtCTTCAACCTACAAAGTAGACCCAAAAGACAtcttttgtatactgtattctgtattcgtTATTCCTGCAACACTATTGATGACTAAATGATCAGCTTCAATTGCAAGTTTTCCTTGATTTCCAGTATTCCAGTTCGTACTTTTGTGATATTCTGTTATTTTACTGCCTCGCATTTCGCAATTTAAAGCTTAATTTTCAATAGATTATGAACTGAtctattcatccatttattaTACACAAGCTGTACGGAGGACACctgttatatctatatatgtaataattatgcGTCACAGGTAAGACATTACAGTATTACACCACCCCAGCATTTAGTCTGACACATTCTTCCTCATTTGGAGCAGCGAACGAAGGTGAGAGGGAACAGGAATTTGAAAAGCCTTTCGTGACCTTCCACTTTGTCACACCACGCGAACTGCAGAGCTTTTCACATCAGTATTTTATGCGTACATTCatatattcacagacattaaggTACAAATGTCGTTCGATGTGAATTCACTCGGCCTCAGAATAAATGCGGAAGGAGAATTTATGAGATAAGCgattacttataaattccctttccgTGAGTATTCTGAGGTCGAGTGAATTTCATATTGAACGACATTTATAACTTAGTGCTCATGgctaaaaatgtcacggtgtatatagcaaaaatacacacacacacacacacacacacacacacacatatatatatatatatatatatatatatatatatatatatatatatatatatatatatatatatatatatgtgtgtatcaatTATAAGGAGCCcctaaaaatgccaaaatgtagaaagtaaaggctatatttcagataccaaactgtctctctcctcaggtctCTGAAaaatagcctttactttccacatttttgcattcttatgggctccttatatttgatggaattccgttttaacagaaaatatttcacagtcatatatatatatttgtgtatatatacatacacatacatacatacatacacatacatacacagggcTCTTCAAAACCCACTGAAAATGACGTTATATCGTGAGGCCAGGTCATACACCGAGACATGATGAATGAGACCAGTGAAATTCTTTAATACTCACATCGAATGAACAGGTGTTATTCATAAAACTCTCATTTAAAACGGAAAGCAACGAGATTCTAAAATTCTTAGAAGCAGAGAAGAGTCAAGGCGTAAACATAAGGTACCGTATTCAGAAAACTACCGAATTTCTTGCATGCGTACATAGTTTACAATTTCGATTTCCTCTGGAATGTACTAATGCGCCTTAGGCCTCTAAGGTTTGTTTGCCTAGAATATTTAGAAATGGGTAAAGTCAGTGAAACAGGTATAAAACTTTGCTCTCCGGGAGAATTCTTACAGGGTTTAAAATTAGTTTTGGTTACTATTTGCAGTGTTTCATGTAAATCGATAACCAATACCATGAACGTCGTGTGCCTTCCGCGGACCCAGTAACTCTGTCTGTGTAAGAATGAGTTTAAAGATCCCGTGAAACCAATTGTCGGTAGCTTTTCAAGACGCCTCTGTTATTTCTCCTTATTGAAACTTTAAGTTCCATGTTTCCTCTCGTTTTCCTTCAACGCCCAAAATACTGTTTCTGTTATGGTTATACAACATTTTTCATAACGCACTTGAAAATAATAATCGCCATCAGCATGTAAGCCTTTGAAACATATGTTTAGGCAGCCTGTAAGGACAGCAACCTCATTTCACCAATTCTTGTCTAGTTATGGTCTCTTAAGGGGAAAAGGTGAATGGTGAAATCGGTAGCATGTGTGATTTACCAAGACCAAAGCTTCGTAGAACCACTGTAGGCTTTTGTTCACATCAGTCAACTTTGTCCTCTCTCAAACACTCATTTGTCTGCAGGCTTTCTTCATTACCCTCAGTCAGTGCTTGTGCcctctgcaaacatcagccactcCACACCTGTCTGTTCATGACCCCTTCTCCCATCCCAAGACTTTGCAGCTTGATCTTATTTCCTATATCTGATTCCTCATATTGCTCCGTCGGCAAAGATATTAAAGCAGCCATGGAGACGACACATCCCTTACCGCAGACCGCTTTCATACCAGACCAGTCATTCTTCTAACTCCGTTTCCTTCCTAAACACTTGCTTGTTTTCAACAGATTACCTGAAGTTTACAGTAATCATTTTCTTGGACCATATGTAGCGtacatttttaatctttcaatCAGATTTTTTCACAGCGCACGCAACTCGTCCCTGTCGGGCcttcaaaatattcatacatCTTCTTTGCTTATGTTCTAAGTAATGATATGCCTTTAAATTGTATgctgacacatacatacacgcgaaTATATAggtagagagatatatatagatggatgtgtgtgtgtgtatgcagtatatttgttcctacacaaatacaaacccttggtcctttccATATACATGTGGGGAAGCTGAAAgtattccccatatgtaaaggacctcgggtttgtatgttaggaaaaatgcatttgacTTTTAAAACATGCGATTTTTAATACTCAGCACTCAAATAATACATTACTTGACAAATTTTGGGACTCTTGCATATTTATGAGGTGGGAAAAGTTTGTAACAATATAAGTCATTGAAAACTGTTACTCCCTCCACTTTCAGATATGGCTCCCTGCACCTGGACTGCCGCCTGAAGACCCATTTAGCCGTGCCTCCAGTTGTCAATCCTGGCCAGCACTATGATGATCCCCTACTGAATCCTGTGAAGGAGCGTTTCATGCCAGCATGGCAGACCTCGCAGTTGTGACCATCCACTCTCTCCTTATGCGACTCCTTCTCTCTGCTGGAGGGAATGGACACAGGCTGAACACCTGGCTGGCGACCTGCCTCTGCGGCGGAGACACGGTCGCCAAACTCTGCACCAGCCGCCAGAATTCATCGTGCCAAACTGCAGACCACCACCCACGACTATACAACACCTGCTGAAGTACATCTCACTCtggtttcaaatttttttttttttttcgtaagtggTGATGCCTTGCAATATTTTTTGTTGGGCTTAGTTAGCCATCACAGTATTTGGCGTTTACCCTTTACATTTTTGATTCGGAGTTATTGGTTATTCGTGTCATCAGCTTCTAAAATGTAGCCTTCGAGTGATTTTCCAAAGCTGGTCCTGCCCAGAAGACTAGTGTGAGGATGAATTGCAGGTGTGACAGTGATTGGTGGGCGTGTTGGGGGCAGCAGGTGAAGGTTTTGCTGCAGTGGTTACTTGGTCTCAGGACCTTAGACTGCTActtgtctctctcctcttcctggtGCAATATTTATCTCGTGGgtcaatttgcaaattttttttatttttcattcgtctGCAGGTGTTAGTTCTGATGTGGAATAAGAATATTGTGTCTATTACATGTGAACACATCCTTGAaaaaccatttttacttttaaagattCTTAATATATGATTGATAGGATTATGCGTGCTGTTGTCTCAGAGGCCTGTTGACTTTGGAAATAGAACTAACCACAGATAATGTCCTTCTGGCCCTAACTGTGTAGAAATGTTTTTCCTTGTAAAGATAGGTAAAGTTAGTGAAGCCTTTGTAGTGTGGGGTATATATACAAGTTTCTCTTTAACATGCATGTATAATgcagatttcttcttttttttcgtattCTTTGCGCTGTTTCATTGAGACTTTTATATTGTAAAGCTGACCTAAGTGGCGGCATCTGACTTGGTTCTGACACTTGTGATAGGGCAGaattctcttagttttatttacgTTTCGATTCAT encodes the following:
- the Ntan1 gene encoding protein N-terminal asparagine amidohydrolase, which codes for MVLIVNEQLVKEVPSSTTGIYTQWPRLKETSHALTTMLTEDVGPRGLLYLRQREYAVTVPHDENLHILGTDDATTSVMAVLRHTGSGAVGLAHFDKCSHDECLSGVHICSHDDGVMHLITRINELSMGYTEGRLELCVVGGFQDARAICEKVTLSLLNAMHKSPPQIHLVLLCTGEMNTTLRGNISWPLVKGIGVSTQTGKIFPATFTDKGPYLVLRSTRVFTGAQQMVDIYDCALGLLRIGPFNYEPHAGVELLLQQTDEVILQCLSTTPEVEGPTWVKMVREVLKHIKEHPFPAVTIFPDNRPHYFRRDNLGTWSPAELPNNNDSTPDANVQAAAQAAVGAAVAATGAWTQAGGVTTTSAPPTPAPLSTAPWGTSVPPRYGSLHLDCRLKTHLAVPPVVNPGQHYDDPLLNPVKERFMPAWQTSQL